The Loxodonta africana isolate mLoxAfr1 chromosome 18, mLoxAfr1.hap2, whole genome shotgun sequence genome includes the window aggaattgaaggaaaattcctcaacataataaagggcatctatgcaaagccaacagccaatatcactctaaatggagagaacctgaaagcatttcccttgagaacgggaaccaaacaaggatgccctttatcaccgctcttattcaacatcgtgttggaagtcttagccagggcaattaggctagacaaagaaataaaaggtatccggattggcaaggaagaagtaaagttatcactatttacagatgacatgattatatacacagaaaaccctaaggaatcctccagaaaactactgaaactaatagaagagtttggcagaatctcaggttataaaataaacatacaaaaatcacttggattcctctacatcaacaaaaagaacaccgaagaggaaataaccaaatcaataccattcacagtagcccccaacaagataagatacttaggaataaatcttaccaaggatgtaaaagacctatacaaagaaaactacaaagctctactacaagaaattaaaaaggacatgcttaagtggaaaaacataccctgctcatggataggaagacttaacatagtaaaaatgtctattctaccaaaagccatctatacatttaacgcacttccgatccaaattgcaatgtcatattttaaggggatagagaaacaaatcaccaatttcatatggaagggaaagaagccccggataagcaaagcactactgaaaaagaagaagaaagtgggaggcctcaccttacctgacttcagaacctattatacagccacagtagtcaaaacagcctggtattggtacaacaacagacacatagaccaatggaacagaattgagaacccagacatagatccatccacgtatgagcagctgatatttgacaaaggaccagtgtcaattaactggggaaaagatagcctttttaacaaatggtgctggcataactggatatccatttgcaaaaaaatgaaacaggacccatacctcacaccatgcacaaaaactaactccaagtggatcaaagacctaaacataaagactaaaacgataaagatcatggaagaaaaaattgggacaaccctaggagccctaatacaaggtataaacagaatacaaaacattgccaaaaatgatgaagagaaacccgataactgggagctcctaaaaatcaaacacctatgctcatctaaagacttctccaaaagagtaaaaagaccacctacagattgggaaagaattttcagctatgacatctccgaccagcacctgatctctaaaatctacatgattctgtcaaaactcaaccacaaaaagacaaacaacccaatcaagaagtgggcaaaggatatgaacacacgtttcactaaagaagatattcaggcagccaacagatacatgagaaaatgctctcgatcattagccattagagaaatgcaaattaaaactacgatgagattccatctcacaccaacaaggctggcattaatccaaaaaacacaaaataataaatgttggagaggctgcagagagattggaactcttatacactgctggtgggaatgtaaaatggtacaaccactttggaaatttatctggcgttatcttaaacagttagaaatagaactaccatacaacccagaaatcccactcctaggaatataccctagagatacaagagccttcatacaaacagatatatgcacacccatgtttattgtagctctgtttacaatagcaaaaagttggaagcaaccaaggtgtccatcaacggatgaatgggtaaataaattgtggtatattcacacaatggaatactacgcatcgataaagaacagtgacgaatctctgaaacatttcataacatggaggaacctggaaggcattatgctgagcgaaattagtcagaggcaaaaggacaaatattgtataagaccactattataagatcttgagaaatagtaaacctgagaagaacacatacttttgtggttacgaggcggggagggagggagggtgggagagggttttttattgattaatcagtagataagaactgctttaggtgaagggaaagacaacactcaatacaaggaaggtcagctcaattggactggaccaaaagcaaagaagtttctgggataaaatgaatgcttcaaaggtcagcggagcaagggcgggggtctggggaacaaggtttgcggggacttctaagtcaattggcaaaataattctattatgaagtcattctgcatcccactttgaaatgtggcatctggggtcttaaatgctaacaagcggccatctaagatgaagcaattggtctcaacccacctggatcaaaggagaatgaagaacaccaaggccacacgacaactaagagcccaagagacagaaagggccacatgaaccagagacctacatcatcctgagaccagaagaactagttggtgcccggccacaatcgatgactgccctgacagggagcacagcagaggacccctgagggagcaggagatcagtgggatgcagaccccaaattctcataaaaagaccaaacttaatggtctgactgagactggaggaatcccggcagccatgctccccagaccttctgttgacacaggacaggaaccatccccaaagacaactcatcagaaatgaaagggactggtcagcgggtgggagagagacgctgatgaagagtgagctaattatatcaggtggacactggagagtgtgttggcaactcttgtctggaggggggatgggaggatagagagagagggaagccggcaaaattgtcaagaaaggagagactgaaagggctgactcaagagggggagagcaagtgggagtagggagtgagatgtatgtaaacttgtatgtgacagactgattggatttgtaaacgttcacttgaagcttaataaaagttattaaaaaaaatagttgtaATATCTTACGTAGTTTAAAATAAACGTAGGACTAAAATGTTTGAAAGCAATTGAGGTTCTAATAttctaggaaggagccctggtaacacagtggttaagtgctcagtttttaaccaaatggttggcaattcgaacccactagctgcttagtggaagaaagatatggcagtatgcacagccttggaaaacctatggggcagctacactatgagttggaacaaactcaacagtgatgggttttgtttttgttttgtttttgaatattCTAGGAAGAAcactggtggctcaatggttaagtgttcgactcctaatcaaaaggtcagtggttcaaacccaccagtggtttcacaggagaaaagatctggtggtcTGTTCCCATAACAAtttcagcctaggagaccctatggggcagttctactctgtcctacagggttgttatgagtcagaacacaATAACACACAATAAAAACAATATCCTAGGACTGTCAAGGAAGTGGTAAAAGTAATAATACTTTTATTAGATCATAATAAATCAGTGACACCTGTTTTCATCTCTAGGGTAGCTACTAGAAGAATAGAAGAATGTACAACTAATAATTTAATAGgaggaaaatgaaataataataattatttaaaaataattatttctaaaagaagacaagaaagaaggTGACAAAATGTAAACCAAAATGACCAAACAGGGAATAAACAGTAAGATGATAGAACAAGCCCAATTgtatcagtaattacattaaatatatatgAACTAAATAATTAAAGTAAAAAGGCTAAGCTTGTCAAACAGATTTTAAGAGTAAAACAACAAATGTCGTCCATTCTCATTATTTGCAAAGGACATGAAAAGGCAATTCCAAAGGAGGAAATGCAAATAGTAACGAACATTTGAAAATATGCTCAATCTTATGTGAACATCAAAGAAAGGCATATTAAAATGATAATTAGTAATGTTCAACCATTATATTGTCAAAAATTagaagatttaaaattttttaacaaCCATTATTGACAAACGTACACAGAACAAGCAATTTTATTCACCATTGGAATAATAAAATAGTGCAAAATTTGGGGAAGATCAAGGAAAAATATATAGACAcataaatttaaatttttcttttattcagcCCAGGAATCTTACTAACAGGAATCTTATAGAAATTCTTGCAGAATAATGGAAAAAATCACTACAGaatatttcttacatatttttttgTAATTGCAGTAAATCTAGAAACAATATAAATTCAATTAAAAGCagtatggttaaataaattatagtttaCTCATATAACAGAACACTAGACAGCCATTAAAATGGATAAGGTAAGATTTTAGATATTTGACATGTAAAAAAGTCTACTGTGTAATGTGTAAAGAAAAAACAGATGACAGGACAATATGCTCTATTATTGTATAATATACATAAACAGGCTAATATTGACCCGAAATATATTTAAACATGTTTTATGTATGTGTAAAAAGACCAGAAGGATAAGTACCAATTCTTAACGGTGGTTACTTGTGAGGAATCATGCTGAGATTGCACCCAACTGTAACCATGTAGGCAAATAGGAAGAGTACATTAACATTAATTTTCCGCTTGGtagaattttcttttgttttcatttttctaaacatgatttctttaacaaaaactttaaaatcaGTGAATATttccatttgggggaaaagaagagagaaatccCAAAGGAAACATAAACTCCCCACTGTTAAATACCCTATAATCATGCATTGTATACAGGGTACTGGAAATCAGAATCTCAAATTATACTGTACTAGGTTTGGGATCCTTGTGTGGGATCTTGTGTGAAAGCAAGTGAGAGAATCCGCTTTCACGGGAAGCCAGACAGGAGAATATGCAAATGCTTGGCACCAGGCCTGTGATTTTCCATATTCCAGTTTGGGGAGAATATTTCCTGGTGTATTTTGGGGGACCCAGGCAGAAAGTAAAGAAGGAATCCTTCCTGTAGGACCGTGATCGATCCACGATACAGAGCGTCCTGGGTTCACCTCCTTTGAGAAGGGTAGTTGGGACCAAATGGCAACTTGCCAAAGATTGTAGTGTAACAGAACCTGTACACCTATTATCAGGTACAGCCTCTTTGTTGGAACAAGAAGTTTTTTAACAAAAGTCATCTTGCTCAAGGAACAGAGGAACACAGGGATCACATGCCCTTGTTCTCACCCTGCTGAGACACTCCTCATGCAAGGGCTCGCTTCCCCGTGAGCACCCACTGCAGGGCACCCTGCACATCAGGGTTCCTAAGGCTATAGATGAGAGGGTTCAGCATGGGGCTAATGACAGTGTTGAGGATGCCAATCCCCTTGTCCTTGTCTGAAGCCTCGACTGAACCCAGCCTCATGTAGCTGAAGACACCTGTCCCATAGAAAATACCCACCACAGTGAGGTGGGAGCCACATGTGGAGAAGGCCTTCTTCCTGCCTTCAGCAGAGCGTATTCGCAACACTGCAACTGCCACATGGATGTAGGAAGTGACAATCAGAATCACAGGTGCACCTGCCATTAGGATGCCCAGACCAAACAGCAGCAGCTCATTGAGTTGGGTGCTGGAGCAGGAGAGCTGGAAGAGCTGTGGGAGGTCACAATAGAAGTGATTGAtcacattggggccacagaagttGAGTGTGGATATGGCCACAGTGTGCGTCAGTGCATTGGTGAAAGCACAAGCCCAGGACACAGCCACCAATATTCTCTGGACTACCTGGCTCATGTGGGTGCTATAGGTGAGTGGCCGGCAGATGGCCAagaagcggtcataggccatggctgTCAACAGGAAGCAGTCCACACCAGCCAACTGATGGAAGAAGAAGAGCTGTGTAAGACAGGCTACATAGGGAATTGTACGCTTGTGGGATAAGAGATGACTCAACATTGAGGGAACAGTGACAGTGATGCACCCAACATCCAGCACTGATAGGTTCcccaggaagaagtacatgggggtgtggagtttGGGCTCCACCAAGATGGCTGCCAGGATGCTGAGATTGCCCCCCACTGTAACCATGTAGGCAAAGAGGAAGAGTACAAAGACAAGTGGTTGCAGTCCCGGATTTTCCACCAGGCCCAACATGATGAACTCAGTAACAGCTGTTCCATTGGCCCCAGCATCTCGTTCCATTAACCCCTGTAAGAAGATATCCCAGGGTGGAAGGAATCAGTCTTTCCAATTGAGTTATTtcacaaaaaatattttgattcaCTTAATATGTCAAACCTCAAGGTAAATTCCCTAGATGGGTATTTACCTCAGTTCACACCTCACTCATTAACCCTGTATTTTCTTTTACCTAagtgtccttggaaaccctggtagcataggggctaagtgctacagctactaaccaaaaggtcagcagttcgaatcctccaggagctccttggaaactctatggggcagttctactctgtcctgtagggccgctatgagtcagaatcgactcaacggcaacgcaTAAGTGTCCTTACCCTATTCCCAGCTAAGTTGCCTGATGCCACTGCTACCACTTCCTCCCTCTTCTCATGCAATGTATAtaagtcttttcttcttttgttttctagAATCAAGAAGTGAAGTTCTCCTACCAAGGACCTGTATGTTTTGGGGGGGAAAAATAATGTTAAAAGtataaaaggatagaaaaatataaaggaaacagaagaattgatcataaattattataaatgtattaaaaagaaacaaatcccTGACATATCTAAGGAAGAAAAAATGTAGATATACACACAATTAGGATTTAAAAAGACATGATAACCACAGAccaaaaataaatccaaacatTCGTGGAATACTCCCTACTCCTAAATTTGGACAATATATTCAAGGAAAGTCCCCAAACTAAATAAAACAGCtacaactggaaaaaaagaaaaggaaagaaagaaatagaaacacTATCAGTGTTGATTTCCTGTTCTTGGTATTTCTACTATGGTTAGGAAAAATATCGACCTTAGAgggatgtcttagttacctagtgctgctataacagaaataccacaagtggatggctttaacaaaaaataatttattttctcacagcctagtaggttggaagtccaaaatcagtgtttcagctccaggagaaagctttctctctctgtcagctctggagggaggtctttctcctcaatcttctcttggaataggagcttctctgagcagggaccctaggtctaaaggatgtgctctgctcccagtgcctctttcttggtggtacgaggtccccactCTATActagcttccatttccttttatcttgagagataaaagatggtctaggccacaccccagggaaactccctttacattggatcagggatgtgacctgttaaaagttttacaatcccaccctaatcctctttaacacaaaattacaatcacaaaatggaggacaaccacagaatgctggtaatcatgacctaaccaagttaatacacacatttttggggtgacatgtttcaatccatgacaagagtGAAGGGCCAGAGGGGGTGGTACAAGGAGGCGAGGCATTCTAAGGACACTCTCTGACCTCATTTGGCATCTGAAACAAGGCCAcgacaaggaaaaaaaagcactTCTATGTGTAAGCTCCAGGCTTATATACTTCTTACACAAATAATTTCAAACCATCAATGTAAAGATTATTTCACATCATATAAGCTTTCCCTAgcttggaaaaaataaaacctttcCAATTCATTTTTCAAAGCCAACAATTCTTGACACTAGGAGGGAaaaactaactagacaatagataagtggtaactttggtgaagggtaagacactacacaatactggggaagtcagcactacatggccaaggcaaagtcatagaagcttcatagacacacccGAATTCCCTGAGGGATGAGTTACTGGCCTGAGGGCTgaggatcatggtcttgggggacccctagctcagttggcataacatagtttgtaaagaaaatgttctacgtcctacttcGGTgggtaatgtctggggtcttcaaaccttgtaagcagccacctaagatacatctacagGTCCCACCCTgtgtggagcaaagaagaatgaagaaaaccaaagacacaagggaaaaattagtccaaaggaccaatggaccacaaccacagcctccaccagaatgagtcaaggacaactaggtggtgcccagctaccaccaacaactactttgacaggtatcacaatagagggtcctggacaaagttggagaaaaatgtagaacaaaattctaactcacaaaaaaagaccagacttactggtctgacagagactggagaacctccaagagtatggcccctggacactgttTTAGTTCAGTAATAAAGTCAGCCCTGAAGTGCACCCTtgaaccaaagattagacaggcccataaagcaaacaataacacacctaGTTCAACCATTtataagagactaaatgggcacaccagcccaaaagcaaagataagaaggcaggaagttataggaaaactggaagaatggaaatggggatctcagggttgagaagaggagagtgttgacacatccatcacagggttggcaaccaatgtcacaaaacaatctgtgtagtAATTGTTTAACGATAAACAaaattgctctgtaaactttcacctaaagcacacacacacacacacaaaaatcgtCATACTAAAATACAATAacgatagcaaaaaaaaaaaaaaaaaaaggaattattctACAAAATGGTTTGAACTctcctactaacctaaaggtggcagtttgaacccacccagtggcacctctgaagaaagacctggtgatctgctttcaaaaagattacgacaaagaaaaccctatggagcaggtctactccgtaacacatggtgtcatcgtgactcggaattgacttgatgccaaagGGTTTGTTTTATCGTGTTTTACCCtcatttgtgtatattttcaccaaaaatacaattatatatatacCATAATATGTTAATAGTAACATATTATGAGGCAATTTATAAACATCTatacccattgaaaaccctggtagtgtagtggttaagtgctatgtctgctaaccaaagggtcggcagttcaaatctgccagacgctccttggaaactctatggggcagttctactctaccctgtagggtcactatgagtcggaatcgacttgacggcactgggttctgggtatacccattcctgattcaagaaaaaaaaaatcgtagTTAACTTGGAACGGAAATATACCACTTTATATTCTAGAATATAACCTGTATCATTCATAATGGTTGAAGTAATGGGGATATTTTCATCAAAATCAGGAGCAAGAAAGCAATGGATTCCATTACTTCTGGTATTTATCATTATTCTAGAAGTTTTAGGCAAAGGGAAATACTATGGTTAAATATTAGGAAAGAGAGAAATGGGGTAACTTCAAAGTGATAAAATCTTCTAAATAAAAAAGCCAAGGGAGAAAAAAACTGGAAACCTCTTAGAATTCTTAAGAGTTTAGCAAGTTAGGTAAAAAGTAATTATACACAAGTCAGTATATTTCTTATATACCaacaataccaaaccaaaatcaaaaccattgcccacagttgagccaattctgacttatagtaaccctataggacagagccgtactacccatagggtttccaaagatcagctgatggattcgaactgctggccttttggttagcaggcgagctcttaatcactgtaccgccagggctctatatcaacaaaaatcaataataaaatcCAAAATTCATATTTCACAGAAGGTGAAATCTTAAGATATCAAATTCAGAGTAAGCAGGAAGTAAAATTATACCCAGAGCACATACACAGATACCAGAAAAATTAATTGAAGGAAACATCACTCAGTTCCACTGATTGCTTAGGAATATGAGAGTCCCCCCctccacaccttttttttttttttgctacttttCTTTTGCTTTCAAATTATCTACAATGAATtgcattacttttataataataatttttaaatgttctgatTCCTTCAGATTACAGAGATTGATAAAAGACTAACCATAAagagccctgctggtgtagtggttaaatgcttgactgctaaccaaaagattggcagaaCCCGCCAGCCTCTCCacctgagaaagatgtggcggtctgcttctgtaaacatttacggccttggaaaccctttgggatagttttaccctgtcctatagtgtctctatgagttggaatcgactcgacggcaatgggtttggtttggttttggtaaaggCCAGCCATAGCAGCTCAATGGCTTCACCTCTCTACTGTGTTTCCAGAAGATTCAGTATGCTAGTACTCAGCAGGTTAGAAAAAGATTGAGAATATCACTCATATCCCAAATTGACTCACTGCTCTATGAAGTAATAAAATAACATTTGCTCTATTAtgcctcctttaaaaaaaatctgttagtAACAACCACCCAACTTGCTTACCAGTTCCtttcaaaattaatttatttgGCTTCCTTCGGTGGAAGCTTATGGTCTGTTTTATTCTTTGTGCACATGCTTTAGCAGAAGATGGTTGTTGCAAGAATATGATTATCCCCTGTTTGTCAAAATAATtcctttctttgatttttttcctgtctttttgacaGATCTTTTAAAGGAGAGCAACCAGTTGACATATTGGTgcatgtaaatatttatttttaagtatagttaaaagtatcattaaaaaaaaaaacatagataaCATTAATATAgagatttttatcttttaaacagTATTTATCAAAACTCAGGAATAATGAAATGGGTTCCTAAGTATTATGAAATACTTTAAATCCAAGTCACAATGTCACTTTCCCACTAATAACATAGACTCTGAGTCATGGTGGGAGGCTCACAGCCAGGGTAATATTCAGCTGGAATCTTTTGGTACAGAGTACCAGTCTTGCACCTGTTAAATATTTTGACCATGAACTCTGCCCATACCAGTGGCCTTCTCAGGGTACATAACTGTATTCAATATACCTGTATACAGTGTCATTGAGTCAAAGAAGCATCAAGTTGGATGTGATCTTGTAGAGTTCTAGCCCCTCAATTTACTAATAAGGAAACTATGATAGAATATCATTGGGCCGGAATTGTTGGGATCAGAGCAAATACTGCATATACTTATAAAATGTCTGGTTTttcgttttttaaaaaatgtacctgTTGGTTGGGTGATGGTACACTTGATAATCCCCCCAAAACTATGAGGCTACCAGGTAAAGAATTTATACGAGGATACTAGAAATATGTCCACTGGTCTGGTCAGTCCAAGATGTCCACTTTCAACCAAGTCCCCAAGGGACACTTCCTGATACGTAtggagggataaaaaaaaatccatgtcttTATGCAATTCTCTCCCCAGGTACTCTTAACACAGTCTTCTGGCTGAGAAACCTACTCCTTACCTTCTGTGGCTATGCCTTGTAAACTTCATGCTCGCTTGCTGGCAGAACTGTAGCTTGTGAACAAGCAGACTTTTTGGATAGGTCATGGTTACAATCAACACCTGCCTCCCTTTAACTACAAAGTTCACTCCTGGCCTCTCTCCCCTCACCCATCCCATAAGAGCCTTTCCTCTGACATATCTGCCTGATTCTGATCTTTTAAGAACTGCCACCAAATGTCACGGAATCTCAGGAGTGTAGGCCCCTGTGGACACTTTTCTGAGAACTGTCTACCTCCTGGCCCTCTACTTTCTATTCTCCTCAAACACCAGAGGAAACCAGCCTGCTAGCCACACCTCTTTAATCCTGTATCTTGTAGCATCCCTTGGGCTGGAAGCACACTATAATCCCCCTACACCAACACCATCCTAATCATCACTCTTTTAAAATAAGAACCTGAGCCTTTCTCATATTAATAGTTACAGATAATTACAGAGAGTTCATAACAATAATGACAAATATGGAAaaaacttgtcaggagtttagGATGTCTTAAAAAAATCTTGTTGTGGAAGGGGGCAGTCTGAGTGCAGCCTGCTGCCTTTCTCTGTGACCCATGAATAAACCTTGTGCTTAGGATCAGATGTGTTGCCTGGCTTCCTGGATGGAATGTGAATGTGGGCTGACTCCTTTCTGGGATGTCTCAACCCAAAACACATCCCATAGTAGATAGCGACCTGCCCACACATCCCTCCCCTTTCTCCCTGAGCACATGTCAAAATTCCTAGGAATTGCTTAAGTAAATGTGTGTTTTATACAACACCTGGTCAACCATATATCTGCCATATCTATTCCCAGCAGGGAGGGAATGAGGTCCTTTTCCTGCATCACGAGAGGGATGTGTGAAGACCATCTCCCTGCATGGCTGTGGAATGAGACTCGCTGGCCATGGGGACCCAACACCCACTTTTGAAGCTGAtcttgctctgtctcttctctgtgaGTAAAGCATTATTCCATCCAGTGCCTGCATGAGTGGCATCTTTTTGATGAGCCTGTTCACCTGCAAACCACGCAGTGAGCTGACATCCTAGGTCTGCTGTTTTTGGTGGCAGGCATTATTATGCTCTTTGCTATCCTCCATGAGGTGGGACTCCTCCCCTAGAGGTGGTAACAGGTGTCACTTGCTGCCCTGTTTGGACAGTCCCTGGAAACCACTGAGATGGCCTCTGGCTCTCCCATTCCAGCAGCCAAGTCCTCTAGGCCCTTCAGACTTCCCCTGTATGTATGCTATTAAGGCAGAGCAGGAGCTACAAACTGAAAGGGAGTAGTTGATGGAAGCCTGGGTCCCCGTAATGTGGTGCCTGGCAGGTTTGGAGGATGCTACACAGAGGATCCAATATGCGAGAGAAATTCAATGTAGTGGTTGTCAAGTTCTCCTAAAAATTCTGAAATCCATGAGTTTTGTTGTGTCACTGTCTAGGTCTAATCATAGATCTAGAATTCATCCAACGAATACTATGTGAATTGACATATCAATAGAAGCCAAGCAGCTGTCCATGTAATAATCACACTATCTCCCACCTGGCCTTGCCAATCCATTTTAACTCAAGTTTTGAGTTAAACTCTTTGATTTCATGCCTCTCTCTTTCGCTCAAGCTGTTTATC containing:
- the LOC100670547 gene encoding olfactory receptor 3A1-like is translated as MERDAGANGTAVTEFIMLGLVENPGLQPLVFVLFLFAYMVTVGGNLSILAAILVEPKLHTPMYFFLGNLSVLDVGCITVTVPSMLSHLLSHKRTIPYVACLTQLFFFHQLAGVDCFLLTAMAYDRFLAICRPLTYSTHMSQVVQRILVAVSWACAFTNALTHTVAISTLNFCGPNVINHFYCDLPQLFQLSCSSTQLNELLLFGLGILMAGAPVILIVTSYIHVAVAVLRIRSAEGRKKAFSTCGSHLTVVGIFYGTGVFSYMRLGSVEASDKDKGIGILNTVISPMLNPLIYSLRNPDVQGALQWVLTGKRALA